From a region of the Vanrija pseudolonga chromosome 2, complete sequence genome:
- the PFD1115c gene encoding putative protein: MRLAHLLPLLIAAEGLASAIPLKLEGGVVARTNGPYKAWESGWDGKKGGGEDDCDDDDKGDGKDGGKGHGNKGDGHDDDHGHGHDGGHDGNHDGGHDGGHDGGHDGGHDGGHDGGHDGGHDGGHDGGHDGGHDGGHDGGHDGGHDGGHDGGHDGGHDGGHDGGHDGGHDGGHDGGHDGGHDGGHGDGKDCDIPTDTPGIVTWILDNSVVPNPAIKLPPSINNGGTLPDLVNNGSIPTENNTAPLLDGQLPANLANTSTPATSFGGLNVTGANSSFTPPQGTNANAIVFPGRTHTQRPPARSLSHYHTARQQLFSQPDPPAPNPDPTLTCNYAYEHVLGGAGTTAKGALWAIEGYVNLVAADVHQGGIGDCGMGAAVMALASGGWTKYLTNMFTKSNFDGQNREMTANFKKDGKTVPVVIDDQLPVLQNVNPNCWPYPGYQPVNDAAYPDLSVPTPIFFMPLFEKAFAKFLDATPDWKSAKPGTTGYEGLEGVNPAYVLAAITGGTPKSVWRTKDGFDGPILAALITCMRGLAPCAIGTTNATTLAGLGTIPADGALWLNPAGSAAMPAGYTPGQTSGLLASDAPTSKSTYTIVDFDQVIHTPAGDRSTAITMVGNHAYAFEWTASTHVPFTTPMVDWDMRILNPWGGNPCQWPGGCGGGGAFDEPAQVSTSFRTFAQTIAGVFTVENMPAI; the protein is encoded by the coding sequence atgCGCCTCGCTCATCTTCTACCCCTCCTcatcgcggccgagggcctCGCATCGGCTATTCCTCTCAAGCTCgagggtggtgtggtggcgcGGACCAATGGGCCGTACAAGGCCTGGGAGAGTGGTTGggacggcaagaagggcggcggcgaggacgactgcgacgacgatgacaagggcgacggcaaggacggcggcaagggccaCGGCAACAAAGGTGATggtcacgacgacgaccatggccatggccacgacggcggccacgacggcaaccatgacggcggccacgacggTGGCCACGATGGCGGCCATGACGGTggtcacgacggcggccacgatggtggtcacgacggcggccacgatggtggtcacgacggcggccatgaTGGTggtcacgacggcggccacgatggtggtcacgacggcggccacgatggtggtcacgacggcggccacgatggtggtcacgacggcggccacgatggcggccacgacggtggccatgacggcggccacgaTGGCGGTCACGATGGTGGCCatgacggcggccacggcgacggcaaggactGCGACATTCCCACCGACACCCCGGGCATAGTCACCTGGATCCTCGACAACTCCGTGGTCCCGAACCCAGCCATCAAGCTCCCGCCCAGCATCAACAACGGGGGCACGCTCCCCGACCTGGTGAACAACGGCTCGATCCCGACAGAGAACAacaccgcgccgctgctggatGGACAGCTGCCCGCGAACCTGGCCAACACCAGCACTCCCGCCACCTCCTTCGGCGGGCTGAACGTCACCGGCGCGAACTCCTCcttcacgccgccgcagggcACGAACGCGAACGCGATCGTCTTCCCCGGGCGTACTCACACCCAgcgcccgcctgcgcgctcgctctcgcacTACCACACCGCCCGGCAGCAGCTCTTCTCCCAGCCtgacccgcccgcccccaaCCCGGACCCGACACTCACCTGCAACTACGCGTACgagcacgtcctcggcggcgcggggacgacggcAAAGGGCGCGCTGTGGGCGATTGAAGGCTACGTCAACctcgtggccgccgacgtgcaCCAGGGCGGCATTGGCGACTGCGGCATGGGCGCGGCGGTCAtggcgctcgcgagcggcggctggACAAAGTACCTCACCAACATGTTCACGAAGAGCAACTTTGATGGGCAGAACCGCGAGATGACAGCCAACTTCAAGAAGGACGGCAAGACCGTCCCGGTCGTGATTGACGACCAACTGCCCGTGCTGCAGAACGTCAACCCCAACTGCTGGCCATACCCAGGCTATCAGCCAGTCAACGACGCAGCGTACCCCGACCTCTCGGTCCCGACGCCAATCTTCTTCATGCCGCTCTTCGAGAAGGCGTTCGCCAAGTtcctcgacgcgacgccggACTGGAAGTCGGCCAAGCCGGGCACGACGGGGTACGaggggctcgagggcgtcaaCCCCGCGTACGTGCTTGCGGCTATTACTGGCGGCACGCCCAAGTCCGTCTGGCGCACGAAGGACGGGTTCGACGGACCgatcctcgccgcgctcatcACGTGCATGCGCGGCCTGGCGCCCTGCGCGATCGGCACGACGAACGCGACCACCCTCGCGGGGCTGGGCACCATcccggccgacggcgcgctgtggCTCAACCCTGCCGGCTCGGCTGCCATGCCTGCAGGCTACACCCCCGGCCAGACCTCCGGCCTGCTGGCCTCGGATGCCCCGACGTCCAAGAGCACGTACACGatcgtcgactttgaccaGGTCATCCACACCCCCGCCGGGGACCGCAGCACGGCAATCACGATGGTCGGCAACCACGCGTACGCCTTCGAGTGGACCGCGAGCACGCATGTGCCGTTCACCACGCCCATGGTCGACTGGGATATGCGCATCCTCAACCCGTGGGGAGGCAACCCGTGCCAGTGGCCtggtggctgcggcggcggcggcgcgttcgacgagcccgcgcaGGTCAGCACCAGTTTCCGCACCTTTGCGCAGACTATCGCGGGCGTGTTTACCGTCGAGAACATGCCGGCGATTTGa
- the ICL1 gene encoding Isocitrate lyase 1 has translation MTIDAASPAKPAPAQPALTPRPSILNHRNPATIEAFFASPTQRHIRRPYTAQQVAELRDVLPPTQSNAMPLRLREILEAHKQQRTGATVVGVADAVTLDGVTKAGAQIAYVSGAALSFADSAAPGADLSDYTYDTVAKKVETLVRSQLLHGRLYRRLALRPEFEGRGFVDPLIPLIADADSGFGLHSTVMKATKQLVEAGGSGFHIDDLVSGSKRFDHSGGVGAVVVPFSEYARRLSASKLQLDILASEAVLIARTDTIDATHITSTIDGADTPYILGATIPQVESYACATLNGTPGAGETWVKNARLRTLREAFDELADEAARGKFAEQSKGLNVADAKRVADVLLGKLGPLAWDPESPRTYQGWYRYRGSLDAAIDRATRAAPLADVLWYCTFGYTLANAARFADEVLGAHPDKYLMFNTSQTRREWLEQSDEELAKLPQRIGALGYVLTILPLAGQISAALGAVRGARAVLDGGVRGLFDGVITPYGAESAGGPLVSDWYGHMGTLADYAMDVIGDGVGVGVAAPSTAASTASTATIATPSTSQFASRPSIATTVGAAGRWQPGPVGYKKWKNIVVIGASVAGHSFVNALANNLPMSHRIILIERNEFVQHAPIVVRALVVPGWESKNFTAPVTQETMFPANSRHRVLCPNAVVALKRNHVWLEREFEGEMEIEFERCIIATGAQSPAPIRPAPGASMGEWMAGLRKTQHDIKHAESVLIEINETYPRKKVTIVHWDVGLLHPSDSGGNTKHTYVPPKTSSKLSTALQKQLADRGVDIILCDRVDFKSGSWGGTPGLLERMHAIPLVSGKTIDADYVFNSTGNKPNARLVAEGDPDALTTNGYISVDEFFRVRGSPRSPLTGAYYAIGDCANSPSWKTGVAAAAEGVALAGIIDALIRGNKPKPYTPSRGMRDSTVLLGSKGGAAVLRIPWIGSIRAPDFIVEGKSQDFWAGKNFFARFHGTRRVAAFS, from the exons ATGACCATTGACGCAGCATCTCCAGCGAAGCCTGCGCCAGCGCAGCcggcgctcacgccgcgcccctCCATCCTCAACCACCGCAACCCGGCCACCATCGAGGCCTTCTTCGCCTCCCCGACCCAGCGGCACATCAGGCGGCCATACACGGCACAGCAGGTGGCTGAGCTGCGCGATGTCCTCCCGCCCACGCAGAGCAACGCGATGCCGCTCCGGCTGCGCGAGATCCTCGAGGCGcacaagcagcagcgcacgggcgcgaccgtcgtcggcgtcgcggacgCAGTCACTCTCGACGGGGTGaccaaggccggcgcgcagatCGCGTATGTgtccggcgccgcgctgagcTTTGCCGACTctgcggcgccgggcgccgACTTGTCGGACTACACCTACGACACGGTGGCCAAGAAG GTCGAGACACTCGTCCGCTCCCAGCTCCTCCATGGACGGCTGTaccgccgccttgccctgcGTCCAGAGTTTGAGGGCCGCGGTTTCGTTGACCCGCTCATCCcgctcatcgccgacgccgactcggg CTTCGGGCTCCACTCGACAGTCATGAAGGCGAccaagcagctcgtcgaggccggcgggTCAGGCTTCCacatcgacgacctcgtgTCCGGGTCGAAGCGTTTCGACCACTccggcggggtcggcgccgtcgtcgtcccgtTTAGCGAgtacgcgcgccgcctctcGGCGTCCAAGCTGCAGCTTGACATCCTCGCGTCCGAGGCCGTGCTCATCGCGCGGACGGACACAATCGACGCAACGCACATCACGAGCACgatcgacggcgccgacacgccgtacatcctcggcgcgacgatCCCGCAGGTCGAGAGCTACGCGTGCGCCACGCTGAACGGGACCCCGGGGGCCGGCGAGACGTGGGTCAAGAATGCGCGTCTGCGGACGCTCCGCGAGGCgttcgacgagctcgccgacgaggcggcgagggggaaGTTTGCAGAGCAGAGCAAGGGCCtcaacgtcgccgacgcgaaGCGCGTCGCTGACGTCTTGCTGGGCAAGCTGGGCCCGCTGGCATGGGACCCAGAGAGCCCACGCACTTACCAGGGCTGGTACCGTTACCGCGGCAGCCTTGACGCCGCGATCgaccgcgcgacgcgcgcggcgccgctcgccgacgtgctctGGTACTGCACGTTCGGGTACACGCTCGCCAATGCGGCGCGGTTCGCGGACGAGGTGTTGGGTGCGCACCCCGACAAGTACTTGATGTTCAACACGAGCCAGACCAGGCGCGAGTGGCTCGAGC AgtccgacgaggagctcgcaAAGCTGCCACAACGTATCGGTGCCCTAGGGTACGTCCTCACCATCCTCCCCCTTGCAGGCCAAAtctccgccgccctcggcgccgtgcgtggagcgcgcgccgtgctcgacggcggcgtgagaGGCCTGTTCGACGGCGTGATCACGCCGTATGGGGCTGAGAGCGCTGGCGGCCCGCTCGTAAGCGACTGGTACGGGCACATGGGCACGCTGGCCGACTATGCGATGGACGTGattggcgacggcgtgggggTCGGGGTGGC cgcgccgtcgacggccgcgtcgaccgcgtccaCGGCCACcatcgcgacgccgagcacgagccaGTTCGCGTCCCGCCCTTCTATCGCGACgacggtcggcgccgcgggccgcTGGCAGCCTGGCCCGGTGGGATACAAGAAGTGGAAGAACATTGTGGTCATTGGGG CCTCGGTCGCGGGCCACTCGTTCGtcaacgcgctcgccaacaaCCTCCCCATGTCGCACCGCATCATCCTGATTGAGCGCAACGAGTTTGTGCAGCACGCGCCGATTGTCGTGCGCGCGTTGGTCGTGCcgg gcTGGGAGAGCAAGAACTTCACCGCGCCAGTGACCCAGGAGACCATGTTCCCCGCCAACTCGCGCCACCGCGTGCTCTGCCCCAACGCCGTCGTGGCGCTCAAGCGCAACCACGTCTGGCTAGAGCGCGAGTTTGAGGGCGAGATGGAGATCGAGTTTGAG CGCTGCATCATCGCGACGGGCGCCCAGTCGCCCGCGCCCATCCGGCCTGCACCCGGCGCGAGCATGGGCGAGTGGATGGCGGGGCTGCGCAAGACGCAGCACGACATCAAGCATGCCGAGAGCGTGTTGATT GAGATCAACGAGACATACCCGCGCAAAAAAGTCACCATCGTGCACTGGGACGTCGGCCTGCTGCACccgtccgactcgggcgGGAACACGAAGCACACGTACGTGCCGCCGAAAACCTCGTCCAAGCTGTCCACCGCGCTGCagaagcagctcgccgaccgcggcgtgGACATCATCCTGTGCGACCGGGTCGACTTCAAGTCGGGCTCGTGGGGCGGCACGCcgggcctgctcgagcggATGCACGCCATCCCGCTCGTGTCGGGGAAGACGATCGACGCAGACTACGTGTTCAACTCGACGGGCAACAAGCCCAACGCGCGCCtcgtggccgagggcgaccccgacgcgctcaCTACGAACGGGTATATCTCGGTCGACGAGTTCTTCCGCGTGCGCGGctccccgcgctcgccgctcacAGGCGCGTACTACGCCATCGGGGACTGTGCCAACAGCCCGAGCTGGAAgacgggcgtcgcggccgccgcggagggcgtcgcgctcgccggcatTATTGACGCCCTGATAAGAGGGAACAAGCCCAAGCCGTACACCCCCAGCAGGGGCATGCGCGACTCGACCGTCCTGCTAGGCAGCaaaggcggcgcggcggtccTCCGTATCCCGTGGATCGGATCCATCCGCGCCCCCGACTTCATTGTTGAAGGCAAGAGCCAGGACTTTTGGGCCGGCAAGAACTTCTTCGCGCGCTTCCATggcacgcggcgcgtcgcggcgttcTCATAG
- the STB5_5 gene encoding Protein STB5, producing MPTVPEAIFRDFGAVGAPGAAEPSSGASRAPATTVRLARQASIARPQACQACQQRKRKCGNCARRGIKCTFELKITDRSHPNYLTNLLASLEDKDRRIAALESVIASRLPDLAHIASFATESIPHSPSVATSTQHEIKSPAGAAAPTDDEGWKPLAQEVAEPIIATLQTLDVSRRHIPQPPLVGFIKSSLGTEAEWENDDASAVNQTAVAQWPPYELAVVLVHEFLKSNAVYPFIRQFDLLHDLQLVYKPAASDALPDATATPLQTARLFMVFSVGCVWLSQRGSGERIDTTLLRNRAAAALPEVIRTASGVDCVSTLLLMALTALYDWGGVDLVRLAPMICKLVIATGMHREPAASLTQSEKDRRRVIFWCVYSLDRIVGSSLAVPIVLSDTEIGIKLPEHLDDIGSLAEGMVGGTCSAAADLQDATAFFAHMIEMRRLSWRVYTHVQSPSPSQAEAAALHRDLDDWLARAPRPSSTPLSDPNDDDDMVNNSLFDLYYHIFLTRLYGPSKASFSAPTDAQLLVLRESASAAIAISVHMQKHRLIRDNYFQLHIVIAVGMTLLYTLSQYGRGEYAHDAEWCAAAIDEIRATEGFIGSFCRGWPYARGLSRAFNALAARCIAQLGASAKPKPATAPTSRRDSADLVSGLPRFDFFPFSEENGETWTAWGDENFLPLQADLTPDSLAESSTAQLDDLLTLVGWSTDWIPQSLGQPPQL from the exons ATGCCGACGGTGCCAGAGGCAATATTTCGCGACTTTGGAGCTGTTGGCGCTCCTGGCGCTGCCGAGCCCTCCTCGGGGGCCTCACGAGCCCCAGCGACAACggtccgcctcgcgcgccaggcgagCATTGCGCGCCCGCAGGCATGCCAGGCGTGCCAGCAGCGTAAACGCAAG TGCGGAAActgtgcgcggcgggggaTAAAGTGTACTTTCGAGCTGAAGATTACCGACCGGTCACATCCAAA CTATCTCACCAAcctcctcgcgtcgctcgaggacaaggacagGCGAATAGCCGCGCTCGAGAGCGTCATCGCCAGCCGGCTGCCGGACCTGGCCCACATAGCGTCCTTCGCGACCGAGAGCATCCCGCACTCGCCGTCcgtggcgacgagcacccAGCATGAGATCAAGTCGCCCGcgggcgccgcagcgccaacagacgacgaggggtggaagccgctcgcgcaggaggtcgccgagcccatcATCGCGACGCTGCAGACGCTCGACGTCAGCCGGCGGCATATCCCCCAACCGCCGCTGGTGGGGTTCATCAAGTCCAGCCTAGGCACCGAGGCAGAGTGggagaacgacgacgcgtcggccgtcAACCAGACCGCCGTGGCGCAGTGGCCGCCGTACGAGCTCGCAGTGGTGCTTGTGCACGAGTTTCTCAAGAGTAACGCGGTGTACCCCTTTATCAGGCAGTTCGACCTGCTGCACGA CCTGCAGCTCGTGTACAAGCCAGCTGCGTCAGACGCATTGCCCgacgcgaccgcgacgccgctccAGACAGCACGCCTGTTCATGGTCTTCTCGGTCGGGTGTGTCTGGCTCTCTCAGCGCGGGAGTGGCGAACGTATCGACACGACACTGCTGCGTAatcgcgccgcagccgccctGCCGGAAGTTATCCGCACCGCGAGCGGCGTG gACTGTGtctcgacgctgctgctcatGGCCCTGACCGCACTGTACGACTGGGGCggtgtcgacctcgtccgcctcgcgcccaTGATCTGCAAGCTCGTCATCGCGACAGGCATGCACCGcgagccagcggccagcTTGACGCAGTCGGAGAAGGACCGTCGACGGGTCATCTTCTGGTGTGTCTACAGCCTGGACCGGATAG TTGGGTCGAGCCTCGCCGTGCCCATCGTCCTGAGCGACACCGAGATCGGGATCAAGCTGCCCGAGCACCTGGACGACattggctcgctcgccgagggcatggTAGGCGGGACATGCTCGGCTGCCGCTGACCTGCAGGACGCGACGGCCTTCTTCGCGCACATGATCGAGATGCGCCGCCTCAGCTGGCGCGTGTACACGCACGTCCAGTCCCCTAGCCCATCACaagccgaggccgccgcgctccaccGCGACCTGGACGActggctcgcgcgcgccccgcggccgagcagcacgccgttGTCGGACCcaaacgacgacgacgacatggtcaACAACAGCCTCTTCGACCTGTACTACCACATCTTCCTGACGCGTCTGTACGGTCCGTCAAAAGCAAGCTTCTCCGCCCCGACcgacgcgcagctgctcgtgctccgcgagtcggcgtcggcggccatCGCCATCTCGGTGCACATGCAGAAACACCGCCTCATCCGCGACAACTACTTCCAGCTCCAcatcgtcatcgccgtcggcatgaCGCTGCTGTACACGCTCAGCCAGtacggccgcggcgagtaCGCGCACGACGCAGAGTGGTGCGCGGCTGCGATTGACGAGATCCGCGCCACGGAGGGGTTTATCGGGTCGTTCTGCAGAG gCTGGCCATATGCCCGAGGGCTAAGCCGCGCATtcaacgccctcgccgcgcgctgcaTAGCGCAGCTTGGCGCCAGTGcaaagcccaagcccgctacagcgccgacgtcgcgccgcgaCTCGGCAGACCTCGTATCGGGGCTGCCGCGCTTCGACTTCTTCCCCTTCTCCGAGGAGAACGGCGAGACGTGGACCGCTTGGGGGGACGAGAACTTTTTGCCGCTGCAGGCGGACCTCacgcccgactcgctcgcggAGAGCTCGACCGCGCAGCTGGATGACCTGTTGACGCTGGTCGGGTGGAGCACCGACTGGATCCCACAGTCGCTGGGCCAGCCCCCACAGTTGTGA